From the genome of Alicyclobacillus sp. SO9:
AGTTGGTTACACGGTCGTTTGTGTTGCTGCGTGTTAAAGTGAATGCTGAAATATTTGAGGAATTGTTGGCGCTCAAAGAAGTTGCTCGAATTGACCGACCGTTTATTCCTACGTTTTCTCCAACTTCTTTCAATAGTATTGATATATCCGAGTTCGAAATCGCTCCCCCTGCTGATGAAGCCACAGGGGTTTTGGTCATTGATTCCGGCATCGTTTCAAATCATCCATTATTAGAGCATGCTGTTGGTGGAGAAGAAAATTTTCAAGAAGGGGAATCTGAGTCTCAGGATTTAGTAGGTCATGGCTCACGGGTTGCCGGAAACGCAATCTATGGGGAAATTGAAGATTGTATCGAACGACGCGAGTTTTTCCCTTCAAACTGGCTCTTCTCGGCTAAGGTGATGTATGGTGTGGAGAATTTGCATGGGGGATTTGACTCGACGTACGATGAGGAAAGACTACTTGAGCGTCAATTAATGGATGCAATTACGTCCTTTTTAGACAATGAGGCGTATCGGATTAAAGTTGTAAATTTATCGTTCGGAAATAAAGAAGAAGTTTTTAAAAGTCACAGTAGTCGCCAATTCCCTCTTGCCGCATTGATTGATGAACTGGCGGTTTATTACCCACATGTTGTTTTCGTGGTGTCGACCGGGAATCTGGATCCGCGCGAGATATATGGTCAGGAGCTTTCCGATATTTTAGAGGAATTTCCGAATTATCTAGTCGAAAATGATGCATTTCGAATCATTAATCCCGCATCGTCGGCATTGTCCATCTCTGTCGGTTCAATTGCGCCAAGCCATCGCTACATGAACGTTGGCATGGATCGCACTGAGGAAGAACTTTGGTCGCCAGTTGCTCAGGAAAATGCACCGTCGCCGTTTACGCGTTCCGGTTTTGGAATGAACGGTATGATGAAGCCTGAACTTGTTCACTATGGCGGAAATCTTGTTTTGCGAGAACAATACGGACGCATAGTAGAAAATGTCGGTGGGAAAATGATACACCTTTCTAATGATCCAACAGAGAGGCTTTTTGCGTTTGATTATGGGACAAGTTTTTCTGCGCCAAAAGTAACCCATATTCTTGGGCAAATTGCAAATCGGTATCCGACTGCGTCCGCCAATTTGATGAAAAACTTGTTGCTCCAATCTGCGCAGGCGATTAAGACGGATGGCTTTAATGGAAATGAAACTCAACAATTAAAGTCAATTTGGCAAACGCAGGGATATGGTGTGCCTGATATCAATCGCGCAATTCATTCGTTTGAGAACCGTGTTTTGCTGTTTCATGAAGGAGACATCGGACTTAAGCAAGTTCAAGCATTTAGCGTCGGTTTGCCGAGCAGTTTCTTTGAAACTAAAGGGTATAAAAAAATATCAGTTGCCTTAACGTTTAATCCGCCAACGCGCGCGACAAGAGGAGACAGTTACCTGGGTAATCGGTTGGAATTTAAGCTCTTTCATTCCGTTGAGCCAGGTCTCGTGGTTGATAAATTTGCAACTGTAGATTTGACAGATGGTAATGATGAAAGGACACCCCCAGAACTAAAGAATAATGAAATCGAACTGATTCCTGGGACCAACATCCGAAAGTCCGGATGCCATCAAAAGGGGTCAAAAGAGTACAAACGCGAAACGAAGAACATGCCTCGTACGCCGATTACACTTGTTGTTATGAATTTAAACAAATGGATCAGGGATGAGAATTATCGTCAATCCTATTGTGTTTCGGTCATGCTGGAGCACGCTGAGGAAGTTAATCTGTATGAATCCATTCGTACCGAAGTAATGCAACGCGTGCGGATCAGATGACCGCTGCTACGCCTGACATGAAACATCATTATCAGGGCTATGGTTATGGTGTTGTGTATATTTTAGTAAACACCATCGCTGCTAATCGTGAACACCGAAAAGGGCATCGTCAAGTAACTTATGCATGGGGGTGGTGCGACTCAAGGCATCGGCTCCCGTCTTCAGCTAACGGGGGCATTAACGACAGAAGAACGGCTAATGGAAACTGCATAAATATGAAAAACGCGGAATATCTGAGCCCGCGCTTTCTGTGTTTTAGTATTCCATTTTCCGTGTTGGGTCATCCGGAGTGAACTTACTTTAGTCATCACTAGACGCTGCGGCTTCTGCACGGCCGTAGGCTTGACAAAGCTGTTCGCAGTCTTTGTCTCCACTTTAAGTAGACTCACCGTTAAGGTTCAACTTTGGTGTATGTATTCCTCCATTCAGGGCAGCATAAGAATGCATAATTTAAACGAAGGGAATGTTCCAGTAATGGAATGGCTACAGTTTTCACGAGAACTACTTGAAAATATCGCCCCCGCCGTGGCAGCATTTCTCTTTGCCTTGGGCGTGCTTTAAGTTTGATATAAGCGTAAATTTAAGATTTACGTTAACGCCTGCTCGGCAAATAATGCCGGATTCCTAACCTTCTTTTGTTCATAGCTTCGTTTGTGATTTGAAATCTTGGCGTCCACCCAGCCAGTGACGTTCTCCCGGTTTCTCTGTAACAGGCTCCATAATGAAAGGATCAGAATTAGGTGGATGACTCCCCACCAAAAATAGAGGTTCCATGAACGACTTTCGACCTTCACGAGTCCTCGCCTTGGGTTGCTGCCGCCTCTTGCATGCTCTGGAGGAAGCTTGCAGCGTCCGTTAAGACGTTACGCCCGTTAACGAAATTCACAACGTTTCCAGCAATGAATTCCATGAGCAAGATGTGCTTTATAGGTATATCGTATTGTCGGGGTTGATGGAAGAAGAGACGATAAAGCCAATCATGTGGTCGATGCCATCCGTTACGGGGAAAGTAACCAATGAACCGCCAACTATCATACTGCCCCTCAACTTCGTCCTCTGGTCGTAACGAGGCGTTCACTGTGTCCAAATAAGCACTTCCAAAGCGAGTTACAAATTCTTGTCGTACAATATCATAGTAATCAGTCCGGATATATCTCTCGCGGTCTAGGTCTACGTTTAGACCTCGATGCTGCCATTTGTACTGCCCCGTTTGGTTAATCCATTCCCGATAAGACTCGTTTAGAAACTTTAATCCAATATGCTGCATACCTCCCTCCAGAACAAATAGGGAGTCCTTGGCAACTGTCAGGAGTGTTGCACTAGTATTCCAAACTATCTTTTGCGTTAAGTCATGACCCCTACTACAAACCGTAGGCGTTATAACGTATTCAGGCCTCGTCGTCTCAAATGGGAGTCCACACACTGGACAGGAGCCAAGAAGAACAGCGTTGTGTTTCGGACATATAAATACCCCTGGTATTTGGTGTACTCTGTGCCAGTATGACTCACCGAACACACTCACGTCTTCTACCACGCACTGAGGACAGCAATATAGAGCCTTAGAATGGTCGACTATCGAGCGAAGAGCATTACGAGGATTATCATCCAACATTAAGTTTCGAACCTCTGCCTGCTTCTCTGGAGTCATGAATGTCGCGTAGTACCGGAATAGTGTAGTATTCTCCACCAGGTAATCTACTGTAAACGAGCTCTTTAAGCGTTTCTTGAGAATCCGTAGATAAGATGGCATTTGAATTGATACTGTGTGGCTTCGGCGCCCAAACAATTTCATCGAGATGTCGTGATCTGAAGTTAAGCCAGTGCGAAGGACCCATCTAGCAATCACACTATATAGTATCTCATCAGGATAAGGGCGAGGAAGCTCAATCCAACTCATGAAATTCACCTCTCGGAACATTACCTACCTGCGTCGGGCAAGCTAGATCAACTGCTTCACGCAGACATTTCTGAACACCCTGATCCATGGGGTTGCTCAGCCCTGCCAGTCGCATGACTTTCCACTCCGCAACTGGTTCTCCTTGACCAAGGAGATACGAAACGGCCCGCCTGATTCTACGTTTCTGAAAGTCAGCGACAGTCTCCATATGATCATCTAATACTTGTTGGGTCAGCGGCAATTTGCTTAGACACTTTTCTAACATAGACTTTTTACCACACACTCTACCGATCCGTCCAACTGTTACCCTAACGGGCTTCTCTCGCTCGTCAATGATTTGCTGTACAGTTTTCTCAACAACGTGACTCATCGCTAGGTCACGAGCTCGCCAATCGACCCTTGGGCGATTGGTTGCCACATTTGTCAATGGCCGCGGTAACATTTGCTCTAGCCATTGTCGGTCATGACGGAGTAGCCATTGATAATCCCTGTTATCCATATGCCGAAGCTGCGTGCGGGAAAGACTTGGGTTTCCGTACATGATACTCGTGAATCTCTGTCTCCGCAGTTCAAGTTGCGATACGACTGTTGACTCTAAATTCTCCGGGGGCACTATCTGCTCATTTAACCGGATAGTTATAACCTTTGGGTCAGTGCCTAATTCCCGTGCCAACCCACGAAGGCTCCAACCTTCTTGAGAAATTAGAGTTTGAAGTTTGTTCTCCCATACATGCCCAAATTCTTTAATTCGACCGAATCGTATGCGGTCCTCTTCACGACGATCTGGTCCACGACGAGAATAGGTAAATCCACAATTACAACGAAATGTACCCACCGGTCGCCGGGTATCGCTACAGATGGTTATGGTCAAGTCTTCGACGACATTCTGCATGTGATGATCGGCAGCCTTGTTCAAACATGGCCACGGGCCACGACCAAAAGGTGTAAACCGCGATCGACTGAAGAATCTGGGAGCGTCTTCACTGAGGAATTCGATGAGAAGTATATGAAGCATTGGATGGAGAGCCTTCTTGGGCTTCCGGGTTAATTCCCGAAGCCAACTCCATTCATTATCCTTAATCGGTGCACCCACGCCAACTTCCGTCCAAAAGGCTTGGGGAAACTGCCGCATAAACCGTTCATAAAGTGCAGCTTGGCGTATAGAACCCTTGGGAGTTGCCAAGTCCATTTTATAGAGAGCATTAATATAACGTTCTCGAAGGAATTCGAGCGAGTCCCAGGGTGCAGTGTTATTGAGGATAAACTGACTATCTGAGGCTAATCGGGCCAGCAAAGGATCGTTATTCCGCTCTGGAACCAATAGAGAATGCCCGCAGGTACATACGGTCAGTGGATAGGGAAACTCCTGAATTCCCCGTTGATATGGAGCGCTGTCACAATGGGGACATTTGCTACGTAGTTTCACTGAATGCTTGGGACAAACCTTAACACCCGGAATGTGGTGGACCCGATGCAAGTATGGTTCACCGTATGTTTGAATATCATCCTCAACACAGAGCGGACACCAAACCATTTGCAAACCAAGGGGAACACGACTAGCAACTAATCCAGACTCCAAATACACACTTAGGTTTCCATCATGAAGCATGTCTTGTTTGACGCGCTCAGCCATTCGTGGGTGAAGAAAGGAACAGTAATAGGGAAAGAGCGTATTCTCCATAATTAGCGCTTCCGCTGATTTATCAAAGTGACCCTGCTGCTCTAACCTACATAAATGGGAGGGAAGATGCACTGATGGGCGCACCCCTTCCAATCCAAAAGCCTTACGAACGCTCTCCTTGAAGCTGCTGTGACCAGAATAGATGTGGTAGCGAGCAATCAATCCAACAAGTAACTCATCCGGGTAGATCCTTAGCACGAAGCTCACCTGACAAAATGAATTGAACTGGGTCTGCAACAAATCCAGCTCGAACCAACGATGCGTACGGCGTCATTTTGTCAGTTTTCCCTTTTCTAACGGCATTAATCATTGGGGTGTTACTCGATGTTGAAGAGTTTTTCTTACGAGTGCTCTTGCGAACGGGCAAATTGTCAGCCGATTGTCCGAGTCTCACCATGCCACTAGCAGCTTTACCGGACATGCTGTTAGCTTGATCAAGCATGGCATCTGACGCTTTAAGCGCCTCTCTCTTCCATCTATTTAGGTCATCGTCTCTAGTTTGGCTGGTAGCTCGGATTGCGGTGGCTTCACTGTGTCCCACTGCGATTAGCCACTCAATGACCTCTTGCTCTGGGTCTGACTCTGTTTGAATACTCCCTTCTTCGACCAGGTTCTCGACGGCTTCTTGAACAAAGTCCTTGATAACTATCGGTTGATCAATATCAGGATATTTCTCCAAGTCCTTGCCTGTACGAATCGCCGTTAAAACAGGATGTAGATGATAAAAATACTCTTTTGCAGTGTTACGTAAAAGATGGGTATCCAGTGCTTCTTTGCCAGAGGTCATTGCGCGTATCTGGGCGATGGCAAAGAGCTTGACGATCAAATCCGGAATACCCATAGTTTCTG
Proteins encoded in this window:
- a CDS encoding S8 family peptidase, whose product is MKTKYSGRLDPHLIYRIKVNQSVDYAQFEKSLNSLGGLTVLSVAEDKKGYWVVFSNDSEFQTLNDKLAQYSGVVPNGHKYDFFNAIDAIEDVPREEKIGELLQKHPLTVGDSSYLNVELWRIDDDQLYSFIDQLKSQYRGNNQFRISDQLVTRSFVLLRVKVNAEIFEELLALKEVARIDRPFIPTFSPTSFNSIDISEFEIAPPADEATGVLVIDSGIVSNHPLLEHAVGGEENFQEGESESQDLVGHGSRVAGNAIYGEIEDCIERREFFPSNWLFSAKVMYGVENLHGGFDSTYDEERLLERQLMDAITSFLDNEAYRIKVVNLSFGNKEEVFKSHSSRQFPLAALIDELAVYYPHVVFVVSTGNLDPREIYGQELSDILEEFPNYLVENDAFRIINPASSALSISVGSIAPSHRYMNVGMDRTEEELWSPVAQENAPSPFTRSGFGMNGMMKPELVHYGGNLVLREQYGRIVENVGGKMIHLSNDPTERLFAFDYGTSFSAPKVTHILGQIANRYPTASANLMKNLLLQSAQAIKTDGFNGNETQQLKSIWQTQGYGVPDINRAIHSFENRVLLFHEGDIGLKQVQAFSVGLPSSFFETKGYKKISVALTFNPPTRATRGDSYLGNRLEFKLFHSVEPGLVVDKFATVDLTDGNDERTPPELKNNEIELIPGTNIRKSGCHQKGSKEYKRETKNMPRTPITLVVMNLNKWIRDENYRQSYCVSVMLEHAEEVNLYESIRTEVMQRVRIR
- a CDS encoding TnsD family Tn7-like transposition protein; amino-acid sequence: MLRIYPDELLVGLIARYHIYSGHSSFKESVRKAFGLEGVRPSVHLPSHLCRLEQQGHFDKSAEALIMENTLFPYYCSFLHPRMAERVKQDMLHDGNLSVYLESGLVASRVPLGLQMVWCPLCVEDDIQTYGEPYLHRVHHIPGVKVCPKHSVKLRSKCPHCDSAPYQRGIQEFPYPLTVCTCGHSLLVPERNNDPLLARLASDSQFILNNTAPWDSLEFLRERYINALYKMDLATPKGSIRQAALYERFMRQFPQAFWTEVGVGAPIKDNEWSWLRELTRKPKKALHPMLHILLIEFLSEDAPRFFSRSRFTPFGRGPWPCLNKAADHHMQNVVEDLTITICSDTRRPVGTFRCNCGFTYSRRGPDRREEDRIRFGRIKEFGHVWENKLQTLISQEGWSLRGLARELGTDPKVITIRLNEQIVPPENLESTVVSQLELRRQRFTSIMYGNPSLSRTQLRHMDNRDYQWLLRHDRQWLEQMLPRPLTNVATNRPRVDWRARDLAMSHVVEKTVQQIIDEREKPVRVTVGRIGRVCGKKSMLEKCLSKLPLTQQVLDDHMETVADFQKRRIRRAVSYLLGQGEPVAEWKVMRLAGLSNPMDQGVQKCLREAVDLACPTQVGNVPRGEFHELD